The proteins below are encoded in one region of Spirochaeta isovalerica:
- a CDS encoding SAM hydrolase/SAM-dependent halogenase family protein has translation MKDKLIVFQSDFGILEGTVSQMHGISAKVDPSLRMFDLTHMIPQFNTWEASYSLYQTCHAWPEETVFVSVIDPGVGSGRKSVVAKTADGHYIVTPDNGSLTHLKKHVGIVAVREIDESVNRVKGSEKSHVFHGRDVYAYTGARLASGVIDFEGVGPEFPVEEIVMHEIIDPELKGDVLTGVLDIEDPHFGMVWTNIPIDFFERMGIQFGDKVETEITCKGESRYNTVLPYCRTFSDVEKDSELIYNNEIGNFAIATNLGSFVEKFSIGTGNDWKVTFKKALR, from the coding sequence ATGAAAGATAAACTGATAGTATTTCAGAGTGATTTCGGGATTCTCGAGGGAACCGTTTCGCAGATGCACGGCATTTCGGCAAAAGTCGACCCTTCGCTGCGCATGTTCGATCTCACCCATATGATTCCCCAATTCAACACATGGGAAGCCTCTTATTCTCTCTACCAGACCTGCCACGCCTGGCCGGAAGAAACCGTATTTGTTTCGGTTATCGATCCCGGCGTCGGTTCGGGAAGAAAGAGCGTCGTGGCGAAAACAGCCGACGGGCACTATATAGTCACCCCGGACAACGGGTCTCTGACACATTTGAAAAAGCATGTCGGCATTGTCGCCGTAAGGGAAATAGATGAAAGCGTCAACCGCGTAAAGGGAAGCGAAAAATCCCATGTCTTTCACGGAAGAGATGTCTATGCCTACACGGGAGCCCGCCTGGCCTCGGGAGTGATCGATTTTGAAGGAGTCGGGCCCGAATTCCCGGTTGAAGAGATTGTCATGCATGAAATCATCGACCCGGAACTGAAGGGAGATGTTCTGACCGGAGTCCTCGATATAGAAGATCCCCACTTCGGAATGGTCTGGACCAATATCCCCATTGATTTCTTCGAAAGGATGGGCATTCAGTTCGGCGACAAAGTGGAAACGGAAATAACCTGCAAAGGCGAGAGCCGGTATAATACCGTTCTCCCCTACTGCCGCACCTTCTCCGATGTGGAAAAAGACAGCGAGCTGATCTATAACAATGAAATCGGGAACTTCGCCATCGCCACCAATCTGGGAAGCTTTGTTGAAAAGTTCTCCATTGGTACGGGTAACGACTGGAAAGTTACCTTTAAAAAGGCCTTAAGATGA
- a CDS encoding SAM hydrolase/SAM-dependent halogenase family protein, producing the protein MNNLLVLQSDFGLNDGAVSAMYGVAKGVSKDLEIHDLTHGITPFQILEGSYRLFQTVQFWPEGTVFVSVVDPGVGTTRKSVVAKTTTGHYIVTPDNGTLTHMKQKFGIESLREIDESVNRLKGSENSHTFHGRDVYAYTGARLASGVIDYEGVGPELNVDDIIEMDIEQALISEGRIDGTVEVLDIRFGHLWTNINGEMLDEAGFKLNDELEVLVTYKGERRYRSIVPYVRSFGNVGMLEPLIYVNSMLMAAVALHQGDFSATYKIGAGPEWKITLRKIK; encoded by the coding sequence ATGAATAACTTACTGGTTTTGCAGAGTGATTTCGGCCTGAACGACGGCGCCGTCAGCGCCATGTACGGTGTTGCGAAAGGAGTCTCCAAAGATCTGGAGATTCACGATCTGACTCATGGCATAACTCCCTTTCAGATACTGGAAGGTTCATACAGGCTTTTTCAGACAGTGCAGTTCTGGCCGGAAGGCACTGTATTTGTCTCAGTCGTCGACCCGGGTGTAGGCACGACGAGAAAATCCGTTGTCGCAAAAACCACGACCGGCCATTATATCGTCACTCCCGATAACGGGACCCTGACACATATGAAACAGAAATTCGGAATCGAATCATTGAGAGAAATCGACGAATCGGTCAACAGGCTCAAAGGTTCGGAAAATTCCCACACTTTCCACGGACGGGATGTCTACGCCTACACGGGAGCCAGACTGGCTTCCGGCGTTATAGACTACGAAGGCGTCGGTCCGGAATTGAACGTTGATGACATTATCGAGATGGATATCGAGCAGGCCCTTATTTCAGAAGGCCGGATAGACGGAACGGTTGAAGTCCTGGATATACGTTTCGGCCATCTCTGGACCAATATCAACGGAGAAATGCTCGATGAAGCCGGTTTCAAACTCAACGACGAGCTTGAAGTTCTTGTCACCTATAAAGGGGAAAGACGATACCGGAGCATCGTTCCCTATGTTCGTTCTTTCGGCAATGTGGGTATGCTCGAGCCGCTTATTTATGTAAACTCCATGCTTATGGCCGCAGTGGCTCTCCACCAGGGGGACTTCTCCGCCACCTATAAAATCGGGGCCGGCCCCGAATGGAAAATAACTTTAAGGAAAATAAAATGA
- a CDS encoding energy-coupling factor transporter transmembrane component T family protein, whose product MKKLFNYNEADSFVHNLSGVSKLIGFLAMTFTVMLTFDVRVIGVVMVLAVLTFRVSGIKLRDLKVVLYYISFFVTLNFIMTFIFDPRYGVRLYGTEHVLFTITERYTMTEEQLFYQLTKISKYAATIPFGLLFFLTTHPSEFAASMNRIGLHYKVAYTVSLTLRYLPDIYSEYQIISKAQQARGLEMSKKQKFGKRIKEYFKMIFPLIMSSLDRINNISDAMDLRGFAKHNKRTWYHTRKLSRNDIMVIIFTVTIFAGSVAVTIFINHGRFWNPFI is encoded by the coding sequence ATGAAAAAGCTGTTCAATTACAACGAGGCGGATTCTTTTGTTCACAATCTCTCCGGTGTGAGTAAGCTCATCGGATTTCTGGCCATGACATTTACTGTCATGCTCACCTTCGACGTAAGAGTCATAGGTGTCGTAATGGTTCTGGCTGTCCTCACCTTCCGGGTATCGGGTATAAAACTCCGCGATCTGAAAGTCGTGCTCTATTACATATCTTTCTTCGTTACGCTGAACTTTATCATGACCTTCATCTTCGATCCCCGCTACGGTGTCCGGCTCTACGGAACAGAGCATGTTCTGTTCACCATTACCGAAAGGTACACCATGACAGAGGAACAGCTTTTCTATCAGCTGACAAAGATCTCCAAATACGCCGCGACGATACCCTTCGGATTGCTGTTTTTCCTGACCACCCACCCCAGCGAGTTCGCCGCCAGTATGAACCGCATCGGCCTCCACTACAAGGTCGCCTATACGGTGAGCCTGACATTGCGCTATCTGCCGGATATCTATTCGGAGTACCAGATCATATCCAAAGCGCAGCAGGCGAGAGGTCTGGAGATGTCGAAGAAACAGAAATTCGGCAAAAGAATCAAAGAGTATTTCAAGATGATTTTCCCCCTGATTATGTCCTCCCTGGACCGGATAAACAACATATCCGATGCCATGGATCTGAGGGGATTCGCCAAGCACAACAAGCGGACCTGGTATCATACGAGAAAGCTCAGCCGCAACGATATAATGGTCATTATTTTTACCGTAACGATATTCGCCGGATCCGTCGCCGTGACGATCTTCATTAATCACGGACGTTTCTGGAATCCATTCATTTAA
- a CDS encoding ABC transporter ATP-binding protein → MKQEPAVGFSDFTFKYFAQSKPTLKNINLTINKGEKILIIGPSGSGKSTLGNCINGLIPHSYKGKIEGSLQVAGKNPSAVKISDLSKSIGTVLQDTDGQFVGLSVVEDIVFALENDLVPTPELRRRAAEVAELVGLGSVLKNSPQEVSGGQKQRTSLGGVLVDDVDILLFDEPLANLDPATGKKAMELIDDIHRKSGKTVIIIEHRIEDVLHRNVDRIVLMHEGEIVADMAPHDMIASDLFFRYGIREPLYVTLLKYAGIKITPEMNPAYMSSIDIDSHKEEILRWYRAEEIDLPEAKGEETLGVKDLTFAYTSRKILKDINFSIKKGEMLAIVGRNGAGKSTLSKLICGFEKGHSGEILFNGENAGNRSIAERATVVGYVMQNPNHMITEHRIFDEIALGLRLRGIGDEEIAERVEKTMRICGLERFMKWPISALSYGQKKRVTIASILVLEPEILILDEPTAGQDYRHYTEIMEFLKELNRKLGITIILITHDMHLMMEYTKRSIVLSEGELIADTDSSDVLTNVDIVEKGSLKETSIYHIARHIGIDNPKSLVDRFISHETALRRDK, encoded by the coding sequence ATGAAACAGGAACCGGCAGTCGGGTTCAGTGATTTTACCTTCAAGTATTTCGCCCAATCCAAACCGACTTTAAAAAATATCAATCTTACCATTAATAAAGGCGAAAAGATCCTCATTATCGGACCGAGCGGCAGTGGAAAAAGCACCCTGGGAAACTGTATTAACGGACTCATTCCCCATTCCTATAAAGGAAAGATAGAGGGGTCGCTCCAGGTAGCCGGTAAAAATCCGTCAGCTGTTAAAATTTCCGATTTATCCAAATCCATCGGAACCGTGCTGCAGGATACGGACGGCCAGTTCGTCGGGCTTTCGGTCGTGGAGGATATTGTCTTCGCCCTGGAAAATGATCTGGTCCCTACACCGGAATTAAGGCGGAGGGCCGCGGAAGTCGCAGAACTGGTAGGTCTCGGCAGCGTTCTGAAGAATTCACCCCAGGAAGTCTCGGGAGGCCAGAAGCAGCGGACCTCGCTGGGAGGTGTTCTGGTTGACGATGTAGATATCCTGCTCTTTGACGAGCCGCTCGCGAACCTCGATCCGGCAACAGGAAAAAAAGCCATGGAGCTGATCGATGATATTCACAGAAAATCGGGGAAAACCGTTATCATCATAGAGCACAGGATCGAAGATGTTCTTCACAGAAATGTGGATCGCATAGTGCTGATGCATGAGGGAGAAATCGTCGCCGATATGGCTCCACACGACATGATTGCCTCCGATCTCTTTTTCCGGTACGGCATACGGGAACCGCTCTATGTGACTCTTCTCAAATACGCCGGAATAAAAATCACTCCGGAGATGAATCCCGCCTATATGAGCAGCATCGATATCGATTCCCATAAAGAAGAGATTCTACGCTGGTACAGAGCCGAGGAAATTGATCTTCCCGAAGCGAAGGGAGAGGAAACTCTGGGAGTTAAGGACCTCACCTTCGCCTATACGAGCCGGAAAATCCTGAAGGATATCAATTTCAGTATAAAAAAAGGGGAAATGCTGGCCATTGTAGGCCGTAACGGTGCGGGAAAATCCACATTGTCCAAACTGATCTGCGGCTTTGAAAAAGGTCATAGCGGGGAAATTCTTTTCAATGGAGAAAACGCCGGAAATCGGAGTATCGCCGAAAGAGCCACCGTCGTAGGCTACGTGATGCAGAATCCCAACCATATGATTACGGAACACCGGATTTTCGATGAAATAGCCCTCGGCCTCAGGCTCAGGGGAATCGGAGATGAGGAAATTGCGGAACGGGTTGAAAAAACCATGAGAATCTGCGGCCTCGAGCGCTTTATGAAGTGGCCGATCAGCGCCCTCAGCTACGGTCAGAAAAAAAGGGTTACCATCGCCTCCATCCTGGTTCTGGAACCGGAAATTCTCATTCTCGATGAACCGACGGCCGGACAGGACTACCGTCATTACACGGAGATAATGGAATTCCTGAAGGAACTGAACAGAAAACTGGGAATAACCATCATCCTCATAACCCACGACATGCACCTTATGATGGAGTACACCAAACGCTCCATCGTGCTCAGCGAAGGGGAACTGATAGCCGATACGGACTCGAGCGATGTGCTCACCAATGTGGATATCGTCGAAAAAGGATCGCTCAAGGAAACATCGATCTATCATATCGCCCGGCATATAGGCATTGATAACCCCAAATCCCTGGTTGACAGGTTTATAAGCCATGAAACGGCTTTGCGGAGGGATAAATGA
- a CDS encoding ECF-type riboflavin transporter substrate-binding protein — protein sequence MYKGRYSVFKFNTRTLVATAIGAALFTVLFMYVKIPSPVANTEFHTAYAIGSFFAVVFGPISGFLIAFIGHALSDTFLWGSAWWSWVIASGVAGFLFGMAKKWIDSESGVFGLKEILIFNAVQAVSHLIAWVIVAPLLDILIYSEPVNLVFAQGFVAFISSAIATGVFGTLLLLAYSKTRTKEGSLE from the coding sequence ATGTATAAAGGAAGGTACAGCGTGTTCAAATTCAACACTCGGACTCTGGTAGCGACAGCTATCGGCGCGGCATTATTTACGGTTCTTTTCATGTATGTGAAAATCCCCTCTCCCGTGGCAAACACAGAATTCCATACGGCCTATGCCATCGGAAGTTTCTTTGCCGTGGTTTTCGGGCCCATTTCGGGATTTCTCATAGCCTTTATCGGTCATGCGCTCAGTGATACGTTTCTCTGGGGATCAGCCTGGTGGAGCTGGGTCATCGCCAGCGGCGTCGCGGGATTTCTTTTCGGAATGGCTAAAAAATGGATCGACAGCGAATCGGGAGTATTCGGACTGAAGGAAATTCTTATCTTTAATGCTGTACAGGCTGTTTCTCACCTTATTGCCTGGGTCATTGTCGCTCCTCTTCTGGATATCCTGATCTATTCCGAGCCGGTGAATCTGGTGTTCGCACAGGGTTTTGTCGCTTTTATCAGCAGCGCCATCGCAACCGGTGTATTCGGAACTCTCCTTCTGCTGGCCTACTCCAAAACCAGAACGAAAGAAGGAAGCCTCGAATAG
- a CDS encoding LuxR family transcriptional regulator — protein MGYILSELMLIFHFSLIFSLTVLCSILYFRTRDRVIFRFFSLLAPLFLYLLVTLIYYLYGEELNLFFGSATQGLSLFSLVFISFLIPFVIYGTTSYMLSLLEIGSRERKIGTAITRICSVILFLISLFIIIYLNGSNWRGALTRGLNELFLYSSLFLILPAIVATVFLKRSSERDNRRLLTDIMISFYPMPVYFTVDILFFRNLPYKMVYLSYSIFSLMIYFYISRHFFQRYEPAPDEKPLDLNDFFREKNISEREQEIIELLIQGVSNREMGETLYISYNTVKTHVRNIYRKLDVSNKLQLLYLLRHHRD, from the coding sequence ATGGGTTACATTCTAAGCGAACTTATGCTCATCTTCCACTTTTCTCTGATTTTTTCTTTGACAGTGCTTTGCTCCATTCTCTATTTCAGAACGCGGGATAGAGTCATCTTCCGCTTTTTCAGCCTTCTGGCTCCTTTATTTCTCTATTTGCTGGTGACTCTGATCTATTATTTGTACGGGGAGGAGCTCAATCTCTTTTTCGGATCGGCTACTCAGGGGCTCTCTCTTTTCTCGCTGGTCTTTATAAGTTTTCTCATCCCCTTTGTCATTTACGGCACGACCAGTTATATGCTTTCCCTGCTGGAAATAGGCAGCCGCGAAAGAAAAATCGGCACAGCCATTACCAGGATCTGTTCTGTCATTCTCTTTCTCATCAGCCTGTTTATCATTATATATCTGAACGGAAGTAACTGGAGAGGCGCCCTGACGAGGGGACTCAATGAGCTTTTTCTCTACAGCAGTCTTTTTCTGATTCTGCCGGCCATTGTCGCCACTGTGTTTCTCAAGCGAAGCAGCGAGAGAGATAATCGCCGCCTTCTGACGGATATTATGATTTCCTTCTATCCCATGCCGGTCTATTTTACAGTGGATATCCTCTTTTTCAGAAATCTGCCCTATAAAATGGTTTATCTTTCCTATTCTATTTTTTCCCTTATGATTTATTTCTATATCTCAAGACATTTCTTTCAGCGCTATGAACCGGCGCCTGATGAGAAACCTCTCGACCTCAATGACTTTTTCCGGGAAAAAAACATAAGCGAAAGGGAACAGGAGATCATTGAACTGTTGATTCAGGGGGTGTCAAACCGGGAAATGGGCGAGACCCTCTACATTTCCTACAACACCGTAAAAACCCATGTGAGGAATATTTACAGGAAACTGGATGTGTCCAATAAGCTCCAGCTTCTCTATCTTCTCCGCCATCATAGGGACTGA